The genomic segment ACTCAAGCTTAATGCTCTTTGTGTGATCAGCAACATGACAGAGAAAAGGCTGCATGTCACAAGGCCTCTGTCATGTGCATAACTTTGGCTTTAACAAGCCGACCCAGAAAAGAGCATCATTAACGCAAAATCTGGAATCAAGCAGAAGCCCCCAACCTTCTACAAAATCACCCTACAGCCTCTAAAACGCAAGAGAGGTacaaaacagtaagaaaacactCAGAGAAAGACAACAATTGGCCACAAGGATGAGGCTTTTCAGCCTAGACCTGCAGAAGCACAGTATGGTCCAATGCACAGACAGGAACTTGGACCTTTTCACCGAATCCCAGTGCTTGAATCCTTCAGGAGGTAACATGCAGATATCTAACAGGAAGTGCTTCTGATAGGCGGTTCAGTAAACCAGTTCAGAATGCATCACAGCCAGGGAATAGCACAGAGAGGATATAAGACCTTCAAAATGGTTCAAAAGACCTTGGGGTTGATGAACTATGCTGTTCTAAGGACTGTTTGGGGTCCATTGATTATTGCTAGGGTAAAAAGGTGTTAAGAGTCCAGTCCTGCCCTCACATTAGTTTTTACTGGAGATAATACTGGGCAGGATGAACTATGGGGGCCCCTAGGACCCTCCCATACTCTGTTGTCTATCTGGCTGGAAAGCATGATGATGAACAAAGCAACCTTGCCTCTGTCAGGCACACTTGTAATGGTTCCAAGAGCCAAATTCCAACTGTTGTACTGAGGGTGGCAATGGAACTGTTTTCTGATTACCTAAAATACCACAGATCCCTTTCTTCTCTAATACACATCCAATTACATAGAActctaaaatatcttttaaaacccACTCAATATTAaaagttcctttttctccattaaTCGGCCTGCCCCAAAGAAGGTTTCCCATATCCCACAGGTTCCTTAGAAGGGGCCAGCTAACTGTGATACCTAGCACCCGTATCTTTTCTTGATACACAGCATCCTTCCTCCAGCAGAATCCTAAAATAGCAGCAGTCAGGATTAACATGGCTGTGAGAAGTAGGTGCTTAGCTGAATAACATCAGAATTAATGAGGGGCCAGACCCCAAACAGAGCCACCTGGTGGGCAGGAACGCCAGGCAGGAATGGGGCCGTTTCCTTCAACCAAGTGTCTGGTCCCTGGCTATCTTTGCTTCAGCGGGAACCACATTCTGCCCCCCGCCGAGGCCTGAAGGGCCAGTGCGCAGCACCCTCACCTTTCAGCAGGTCCGGGTGCACATAGCCCAACACGTCGGAGACCCCCAGCTCCTGGCGGGAACAGGTGCCTCCGTGGATGTGCAACCAGGCGGGCTCGGCGAGGGCAGTGCACAGCGCCGTGATGGACAGGGCGCCAGGCAGGGCCGAGGCCAGGCTACGCTCCGGCTGCTTGGGCAGAGCGCTGCCTCCCGGGCTCCTCCGCCGGCGCCCGCCGGGCAGACCTGCGCCTCCGGGGGCGTACATGCCCGGGGCCGCCCGCCGTCGCTCCGCAGTCGTTGCTGGTTGCCGCCGACCTCCGCGGAGCGCGCAGAGCCTCACAGTTCGGTGGAGGAGAGCAACGCTCCGGGTACGCTGCAGGTGAGGCCGGCGCTGGGCTGTCAGGGTTGACACCAGAGGATGGGGGGTGGGACCCAGGGCTGACGGAGACGGGGAGGGCTGCGGGGATTCGGGGGGCGGGGACAGGAGACTCCGGAATGGGACTGCGGGACGACAACCGGAGAGGGCCAGAGGCCAGATGGGGTCTGGGTAGACTCGGGTGGGGGTTGGAGGGATAGGGGATCGGCTTCTGCTGGAGGAAAGACCCGCACTTAGGGTCTCGGCCAGAGGGTGTCGAGGGGCGGCGGACCCGGCTGGGCCGCGGGGATCGGGGACCGGTGATCAGGGACCGGCGGTTTGGGGTGCGACCCGTGCGGAGAAAACACCCTTCCCACGCCGCCCATTGTTCCTCACCAGTCAGCAGGCCTCTGGGCTGGGATCGCGCCGCTCAGCCCAGTCCTGGGCTTCTCGGCTGCCCGGGGCCGAGTGTTCCCAGGCCCCAATCCCGCAACGCCCGGACGGACAGACCCGGGTCCGATGAACTTCCGGCTTCCTactcttctgcctccgcctcctccgGCTGCCCGCCCCGTTCCCCGTGCGCGTCACAGCCTGTGCTCGCCGCCGGCTCTCCGCAGGGCCTTACGGGACTGGTAGTTCGAGGCGTCCTGTGATGTTTTCCCTGCGGAAGTGAGGAGAGCGACTACAACTCCCAGAGGGCCACGCGGCCGCAGCAGTAGGCACCTGAGTTCCCTGGGCGACCCTGGTCCTCCGGCGGAAGCGGGAGCCTCTGCCGGCCGCTGGAACCTAGAGTGGGCGGCGCGCAAATGCGCGCTTAAGACCTGCTGTCTGCGCAGCTGACTCTGACCGTCCCCACCTCTCCCTGCGTCGGGCTGCCATGAAGGACTCGCTGGTGCTGCTGGGCCGTGTCCCGGCGCACCCGGACTCTCGCTGCTGGTTCCTGGCCTGGAACCCCGCGGGGACCCTGCTGGCCTCGTGCGGCGGCGACCGGAGAATCCGCATCTGGGGCACGGAGGGTAAGGCCTAGCCTGGCTGCGCGGCCCTTGGCGCTGCGGGCGCCGCCTGCGCATAGTGCGGACGCGCagcctgcctgggaggctgaCCCTGTTCCTGACAGAGGGAGAGTCGGATGTTAGCCGCCTAGAGAAGGGCTTTGCAGGCAAAGAAGTCTGCAACTACTGGGAGCAAAAACGTCAGCAGACAGGCTGAAATGTCGAGGGAATTGTGGTAGCTGCTAAGGCAGGAAAGTGGGAAGAGAAAGGTGTTAGGAAAGTGGCCTGCAGAGTAACTTGAGACTGGACGTTCAGATTTCATACCGAGGGCGTTGGGGAACCAATGGCAATTTTAGATCAGATTTGTTTTAGAAAGATGCCTccagaggctgggcgcggtggctcacgcctgtaatcctagcactttgggaggccaaggcgggtggatcacctgacttcaacagttcaataccagcctggctaacatgatgaaaccctgtctctactaaaaatacaaaattagctaggcatggtggcgggcacctgtaatcccacctactcgagaggctgaggcaggacaatcccatgaacccaggaggcggaggttacagtgagctgagagcgtaccattgcactccaacctgggcatcagagcaaaaactcagtctcaaaaaaaaaagaaaagaaaaggccacCAGAGGAAGTAGAATCAGTTGCATCTTTGTAAAATCTGTGAAATAGACCCCCTGAGCTTTCCCCCAGTAGCCTGACTCCAATGCTAGCTAGCCCCCCAATATCAAATAGCTTCATGGTGCTCCACCCAGCTCCAGAGCCTGGCCTGCGCTCCACCTTTAGGTGACAGCTGGATCTGCAAGTCTGTCATTTCTGAAGGCCACCAGCGCACCGTGCGGAAGGTGGCCTGGTCCCCCTGCGGTAATTACCTGGCCTCTGCCAGCTTTGATGCTACCACTTGCATTTGGAAGAAGAACCAGGATGACTTTGAGGTACCCTGGCTGGTTGGGACCAGAATTATTGCCTGTTTGCTCCCCAGGGCTGGTTCAGGAACCTGAGCCAACCTGCTCCAGTTGGGCTGTACCCATGGGAAGGGCCTCAGGGGAGTTAGCTGCTGTTaattctcattttccttcccCCTTCACAGTGTGTAACCACTCTCGAGGGCCATGAAAATGAGGTCAAGTCAGTGGCTTGGGCCCCATCTGGCAACCTCCTGGCTACTTGCAGCCGAGATAAGAGTGTTTGGGTCTGGGAAGGTGAGTCCAGGTCCCTCCAGATGGATTGGGAACCACCTGACAGCCTCTTCGGTGTCCCTGACAGGGTCGGCTCTtgggttcctttttctctcccacaGTTGATGAAGAGGATGAGTATGAATGTGTCAGTGTTCTCAACTCCCACACACAGGATGTCAAGCATGTGGTTTGGCACCCAAGTCAGGAGGTAAGAGTCAGGCAAAGTCTCTTGTGGGAAGGGCTCCAGTGTGCAGGCTTGTGCCCAGCCTTCCTTTGCTTTCCAGCCTTAATTTAGCTTTTACAGGAATCTCCATCTGTGAACAAAAAACATTAGTCCCTTCATAAAAGTGGATctggcggggtgcagtggctcacacctataatcccagcactttgggaggccaaggcaggagttcgagaccagcctggccaacatggtgaaaccctgtccctactaaaaatacgaaattagcagggggtggtggtaggtgcctgtagtcccagctgctcgggaggctgaggcaggagaatcatttgaacccaggagacggaggttgcagtgagccgagattgtgccactgcactccgacctgggcaacaggagtgaaactctgtctcaagaaaataaaataaataaataaataaaaataaaagcagatccCTGGGACTGACCTGTCCTGCACTTCCTGGGGCACACAGACACATGTTGGgtctcctttccctcttcccccaGCTCTTAGCCTCTGCCAGCTATGATGACACAGTGAAGCTGTACCGGGAGGAAGAGGATGACTGGGTATGCTGTGCCACCCTCGAGGGCCATGAATCCACTGTGTGGAGCTTGGCCTTTGACCCCAGTGGCCAGCGCCTGGCATCTTGCAGTGATGACCGTACTGTGCGCATCTGGCACCAGTATCTATCAGGCAATGAACAAGGTGAGGGTCCATTAGTAGAGCTAAAGAAGACCCATCTCTCAAGGGATTCACAGTCTGCTAAGACACATATATGAGTCAGAGCAAATC from the Callithrix jacchus isolate 240 chromosome 14, calJac240_pri, whole genome shotgun sequence genome contains:
- the CIAO1 gene encoding putative cytosolic iron-sulfur protein assembly protein CIAO1, producing the protein MKDSLVLLGRVPAHPDSRCWFLAWNPAGTLLASCGGDRRIRIWGTEGDSWICKSVISEGHQRTVRKVAWSPCGNYLASASFDATTCIWKKNQDDFECVTTLEGHENEVKSVAWAPSGNLLATCSRDKSVWVWEVDEEDEYECVSVLNSHTQDVKHVVWHPSQELLASASYDDTVKLYREEEDDWVCCATLEGHESTVWSLAFDPSGQRLASCSDDRTVRIWHQYLSGNEQGVACSGSDPSWKCVCTLSGFHSRTIYDIAWCQLTGALATACGDDAIRVFEEDPNSDPQQPTFSLTAHLHQAHSQDVNCVAWNPKEPGLLASCSDDGEVAFWKYQRPEGL